The Engystomops pustulosus chromosome 1, aEngPut4.maternal, whole genome shotgun sequence genome has a window encoding:
- the LOC140079383 gene encoding uncharacterized protein — protein sequence MSRSQVSSIKTRSRASSSKASTTSNAAAIARAKAEAARTRATFAEQEMQLKLQQASLEAERARQQASLEAERARQQASLEAERARQAQEQASLDLERARLEATLEKLAIEREAAAAMAEAEILEAAAFSHSEPSRHSSMPDLEQEPQDTLERTSEYVLQHPACNPQTTHETKVTNCESSPRHRISCQEADLRQQFCKQENATAQVNFPAYQRTQASPQHPGSYYTPRQCGTVKPKEETSDRYGYTPHSHQGNHLPTCLSTNQATIDFAKFFARRELVTKGLVKFNDRPENYRAWRSSFQSLIRDLDLSSREELDLLVKWLGDESAEHAKRIRAININYPGTGLKMIWDRLDECYGSAEVIENSLFKRIDDFPRIASKGYQKLRELSDLLTELQVAKAEGDLMGLAFLDTARGVNPIVQKLPHNLQEKWVNHGFKYKEIHDVQFPPFSVFVEFITQQAKIRNDPSFDFTLSCATPSGLKQHKTPVAVHKTNVSSKSNSYRPSSSSHQDGRSMDPSKQCPLHKKPHSLLKCRGFREKSMEDRKAFLRENKICYKCCLATSHFAKDCKVSVKCTECDSTDHNSALHPGPPPWASSHIESGQEQGGEEGNTETETPDVTSQCTEVCKGLVGGRSCSKICLVRVYPTGCKDKAFKVYAILDDQSNKSLARSTFFDIFNIKGPSSPYSLKTCAGTVETAGRRATGYTIESIDGRTCLTLPTIIECNQIPDNRSEIPTPDVAKHQPHLKHIAHLIPKLDPQAQIILLLGRDILQVHKPRHQINGPHNAPFAQKLDLGWVIVGDVCIGGVHRPTSVNNMLTSTLENGRPSLFQPCYSNIFIKELPHSIPLPCHITSNLCDNHTCTSDHDHLGCTVFQRTKEDNQLAMSFEDRLFLKIMEQGIVKDESNSWIAPLPFRPKRQCLPNNREQVYKRFASLRRNLQKKPDMKDHFFTFMERVFENSHAEIAPTLKDSEECWYLPIFGVYHPKKPGQIRVVFDSSAKFEGVSLNDVLLPGPDLNNRLLGVLLRFRRDSVAFMADIQQMFHCFLVKEEHRNFLRFFWFKDNNPLEEPIEYRMRVHIFGNSPSPSVAIYGLKHSAREGEKEYGSDVTQFVKKDFYVDDCLKSLPTNESAISLLKRAQEMLANSNLRLHKIASNSKKLMEAFPSHDYSNDLKDLSTDTFPMQRSLGLLWDLKSDTFTFQVSEEEKPFTRRGVLSAINSLYDPLGFAAPVTIQGKAILRDLTHDASNWDEQLPNEKKALWVEWKDSLTNLSHIHVARSYAPVPSTEVQLQRLYVFSDASIKAIAAVAYLKTVDIKGQCHIGFVMGKAKLAPLPEHTIPRLELCAAVLAVELAEMIATEMHLEIKDAVFYTDSKVVLGYIYNESRRFYVYVNNRVLRIRRSTLPKQWNFVPTDQNPADQATRSVAANRLKDTTWFTGPAFLYSSEHGTTDLKTFELVDADKDAEIRPKVSTLHTVTSDNYLKSHRFSRFSTWKSLVRAITLLTHIARSFKNTKLANVKECKGWHLCKNVHAVTELDQSKNVIIRTVQHEVYAKEIDSIINHRPIPKDSILKKLDPFIDADGLLRVGGRLKEAKIDFEGKHPILIPGHHHISYLLVRHYHEQVKHQGRLFTEGALRAAGLWIVGAKRCISKFIFKCITCRKLRGIFKTQKMANLPSDRLSTEPPFTNVGLDVFGPWFVVTRQTRGGQANSKRWAVLFTCMSVRAVHIEVIESMDTSSFINALRRFIAIRGPVKHIRSDRGTNFVGAAKELQIPTNLDTVSVNRYLSEQGCTWTFNPPHSSHMGGAWERMIGIARRILDSIFLQVGMARLTHECLTTFMAEVSAIINARPLIPVTSDPDDRTILTPAMLLTQKTKTTCSPAGEFTTKDLYKCQWRQVQSLANTFWDKWKKQYISTLQPRNKWQKTKPNLKVGDVVLMKDCQSHRNAWPLALVTKSFPGEDGNVRKVEVKVHDQNETKTFFRPVTELILLLSSEDSYGGID from the coding sequence ATGTCACGAAGCCAAGTGTCTTCTATCAAGACAAGATCACGGGCCAGTTCCTCAAAAGCATCTACCACTAGCAATGCAGCCGCCATCGCCCGCGCAAAAGCGGAAGCAGCGAGGACACGGGCTACCTTTGCTGAACAAGAGATGCAGCTGAAATtacaacaagcctccttagaagcagagagggcacgacaacaggcttccttagaagcagagagggcacgacaacaagcctccttagaagcagagagggcacgaCAAGCACAAGAACAGGCTTCTCTAGACTTAGAAAGAGCACGCCTGGAAGCAACACTCGAGAAGCTGGCAATTGAGAGGGAAGCCGCAGCTGCCATGGCGGAAGCAGAAATCTTAGAGGCAGCCGCGTTCTCTCACAGCGAGCCCAGCAGACACAGTAGCATGCCTGATCTGGAACAAGAACCCCAGGATACACTAGAACGCACTTCAGAATATGTCCTTCAACATCCTGCGTGTAATCCTCAGACTACACATGAAACAAAGGTTACCAACTGTGAGTCAAGTCCAAGGCATCGTATTTCATGTCAAGAAGCGGACCTCAGACAACAGTTCTGCAAGCAAGAGAATGCTACGGCTCAAGTCAACTTCCCTGCCTACCAGAGAACCCAAGCTTCACCCCAGCATCCAGGAAGTTACTACACTCCCAGACAGTGTGGCACTGTGAAACCTAAAGAAGAAACTTCTGACAGGTATGGCTACACACCACACTCTCACCAAGGCAACCATTTGCCAACCTGTCTCAGCACAAACCAAGCCACAATAGACTTTGCTAAGTTCTTTGCTAGACGTGAGCTTGTCACCAAAGGACTTGTAAAGTTCAATGATCGCCCTGAGAACTATAGGGCTTGGCGATCCTCATTCCAGAGTCTTATAAGAGACTTAGACCTGTCTTCTAGGGAAGAGCTAGATCTACTGGTGAAATGGCTTGGAGATGAATCTGCTGAGCATGCTAAGAGGATCAGAGCCATTAACATAAACTATCCAGGAACAGGCTTAAAAATGATCTGGGATAGACTCGATGAGTGTTATGGCTCAGCAGAGGTTATAGAAAATTCATTATTCAAAAGAATTGATGACTTCCCTAGAATAGCTAGTAAGGGCTACCAAAAACTTAGGGAACTAAGTGATCTGTTAACTGAACTACAGGTTGCCAAAGCAGAAGGAGATTTAATGGGACTTGCATTTCTTGACACAGCCAGAGGTGTCAACCCTATAGTGCAAAAACTTCCTCACAACCTACAAGAGAAGTGGGTCAATCATGGTTTCAAGTACAAGGAAATCCATGATGTACAGTTTCCACCCTTCAGTGTATTTGTGGAATTTATTACTCAGCAAGCAAAAATCAGAAATGATCCCAGTTTCGATTTTACTCTATCCTGTGCCACTCCATCTGGTCTTAAACAACATAAAACTCCGGTAGCAGTTCACAAAACTAATGTTTCTTCTAAAAGTAATTCTTACAGGCCTTCAAGCTCCTCCCACCAGGATGGAAGATCCATGGATCCAAGTAAGCAGTGTCCCCTGCACAAGAAGCCACATTCCCTACTGAAATGCAGAGGCTTCagagagaagtccatggaggaccgCAAAGCTTTCCTCAGGGAGAACAAAATCTGTTACAAGTGCTGCTTGGCAACATCACACTTCGCAAAGGACTGTAAGGTCAGTGTTAAATGTACAGAATGTGACAGCAcagatcacaactcagctttacaCCCTGGGCCACCACCGTGGGCCTCATCTCATATAGAAAGTGGCCAGGAACAAGGTGGAGAGGAAGGAAATACTGAAACAGAGACACCAGATGTTACTTCTCAATGCACTGAGGTCTGCAAAGGACTTGTAGGTGGCAGGTCCTGCTCAAAAATCTGTCTTGTCAGAGTTTACCCAACGGGCTGCAAAGACAAAGCCTTCAAAGTATATGCCATTCTTGATGACCAAAGTAATAAATCTCTGGCTAGATCTACTTTCTTTGACATTTTCAATATTAAGGGACCCAGCTCTCCCTACTCCCTAAAGACTTGTGCAGGCACTGTTGAGACGGCGGGGAGAAGAGCTACTGGGTACACAATAGAGTCTATAGATGGTCGCACCTGCCTGACTTTACCAACCATAATCGAGTGTAACCAGATCCCTGATAACAGGTCTGAAATCCCTACACCAGATGTTGCAAAACACCAACCCCATTTGAAGCATATAGCTCATCTCATACCAAAGTTAGATCCTCAAGCTCAGATAATTCTGCTCCTTGGAAGAGATATCTTGCAAGTTCACAAGCCTAGACATCAAATTAATGGTCCTCACAATGCTCCATTTGCCCAGAAACTTGACCTAGGGTGGGTGATTGTAGGCGATGTTTGTATAGGTGGTGTGCACAGACCCACTTCGGTGAACAACATGCTTACCAGCACATTAGAGAATGGACGCCCTTCTCTCTTTCAACCATGTTACAGTAACATCTTCATAAAAGAGCTTCCACACAGCATTCCTCTACCCTGTCATATCACTAGCAACCTTTGTGACAACCATACTTGTACTAGTGACCATGACCACTTAGGATGCACAGTCTTCCAGAGAacaaaggaagacaatcaactGGCAATGTCCTTTGAGGATAGACTGTTCTTAAAAATAATGGAGCAAGGAATAGTTAAAGACGAATCAAATAGCTGGATAGCACCTCTTCCCTTCAGACCCAAAAGGCAGTGTTTGCCTAACAATCGAGAACAAGTTTATAAACGCTTTGCTTCCCTTAGACGGAATCTTCAGAAAAAGCCTGATATGAAAGACCACTTCTTTACATTTATGGAAAGAGTATTTGAGAACTCCCATGCAGAGATAGCTCCAACCTTAAAGGATTCAGAGGAATGCTGGTATCTACCTATATTTGGAGTTTACCACCCAAAGAAACCAGGACAGATAAGAGTAGTATTCGACTCTAGTGCCAAATTTGAGGGTGTTTCCTTAAATGATGTCCTACTGCCAGGTCCAGACCTCAACAACCGACTCCTTGGAGTGCTTCTCAGATTTCGCAGAGACTCTGTTGCATTTATGGCTGACATCCAACAAATGTTCCACTGCTTTCTTGTTAAAGAGGAACACCGAAATTTCCTTAGGTTCTTTTGGTTCAAGGACAACAACCCCTTGGAGGAACCCATCGAGTATCGCATGCGTGTGCACATCTTTGGTAACAGCCCTTCCCCATCAGTGGCTATATATGGACTTAAACATTCAGCCAGGGAGGGTGAGAAAGAATATGGTTCAGACGTCACACAGTTTGTCAAAAAGGACTTTTATGTGGATGACTGTTTAAAATCGCTACCTACAAATGAGTCTGCAATCAGTCTTCTTAAGAGAGCTCAAGAAATGCTTGCTAATTCAAACCTGAGACTCCATAAAATTGCCTCCAACAGCAAAAAATTGATGGAAGCATTTCCCTCTCATGATTACAGCAATGACTTAAAGGACTTAAGTACTGACACTTTTCCAATGCAACGTAGTCTTGGACTGCTCTGGGACTTAAAGTCTGACACCTTTACCTTCCAAGTCAGCGAGGAAGAGAAACCCTTTACTCGGAGAGGAGTACTATCTGCTATAAACAGCTTGTATGATCCTTTAGGGTTTGCAGCTCCTGTTACCATCCAAGGTAAGGCAATACTTAGAGATTTGACTCATGATGCCTCTAACTGGGATGAACAACTTCCCAATGAAAAGAAAGCACTGTGGGTAGAGTGGAAGGATTCTCTAACAAATCTCTCTCATATACATGTTGCACGCTCATATGCCCCTGTACCATCTACAGAGGTTCAGCTACAAAGACTTTATGTGTTTTCTGATGCTTCTATCAAAGCCATTGCTGCTGTGGCCTATCTTAAAACAGTAGACATTAAAGGACAATGTCATATAGGATTCGTCATGGGCAAAGCAAAACTTGCACCACTCCCTGAGCACACTATACCGAGACTAGAACTTTGTGCTGCAGTATTAGCAGTTGAGCTAGCTGAGATGATCGCAACAGAGATGCATTTGGAGATCAAAGATGCTGTGTTTTACACAGACAGCAAGGTAGTCTTGGGATATATCTACAATGAAAGCCGACGCTTCTACGTGTATGTCAACAACAGGGTTCTACGAATCAGGAGGTCAACTTTGCCAAAACAGTGGAATTTTGTTCCTACTGATCAAAATCCTGCAGACCAAGCAACTAGATCTGTTGCTGCCAACCGCCTTAAAGACACTACATGGTTTACAGGTCCTGCCTTTCTATACAGCTCAGAACACGGCACTACGGATCTTAAAACATTTGAACTTGTGGATGCTGACAAGGATGCAGAAATCCGTCCCAAGGTgtcgacactacacacagtgacttCAGACAATTACCTTAAGTCTCACCGATTCAGCAGGTTCTCAACCTGGAAATCACTTGTTCGTGCCATCACTCTCTTAACCCACATAGCTCGTTCTTTCAAAAATACCAAGCTTGCTAATGTTAAGGAGTGTAAAGGCTGGCACCTCTGCAAAAATGTTCATGCAGTGACTGAACTAGATCAGTCAAAGAATGTAATCATTCGGACTGTCCAACATGAAGTTTATGCTAAAGAAATTGACAGTATCATTAATCACAGACCTATTCCTAAAGATAGTATCTTAAAGAAACTTGATCCCTTCATTGATGCAGATGGCCTATTAAGGGTTGGAGGCCGCCTCAAGGAAGCAAAAATAGACTTTGAAGGAAAACATCCGATATTAATTCCTGGGCATCATCACATTTCCTATTTGCTTGTCAGACATTACCATGAACAGGTAAAACATCAGGGTCGGTTGTTCACAGAAGGGGCTTTACGAGCTGCTGGACTGTGGATTGTTGGAGCAAAAAGATGTATTAGCAAGTTCATTTTCAAATGTATCACATGCCGCAAACTTCGGGGTATTTTCAAAACACAGAAGATGGCCAATCTTCCATCTGACAGACTGAGTACAGAACCTCCTTTCACTAATGTCGGGCTTGATGTATTTGGTCCATGGTTTGTGGTTACCCGACAAACCAGAGGAGGTCAAGCAAACAGTAAGCGCTGGGCAGTCTTGTTCACCTGTATGTCTGTCCGGGCCGTGCACATAGAGGTAATTGAATCAATGGACACCTCAAGCTTCATAAATGCTCTCAGACGCTTTATTGCCATTAGGGGGCCTGTGAAACACATTCGCTCTGACAGAGGCACCAATTTTGTGGGAGCAGCCAAAGAGTTACAGATTCCTACAAACCTGGATACTGTCAGTGTAAACAGATACCTAAGTGAACAGGGCTGCACTTGGACTTTCAATCCGCCACATTCCTCCCATATGGGTGGAGCTTGGGAGAGAATGATAGGCATAGCCCGTAGAATTCTGGACTCTATCTTCTTACAAGTGGGTATGGCCAGACTAACTCATGAGTGCCTTACTACTTTCATGGCAGAAGTATCAGCCATCATTAATGCCAGACCACTAATTCCAGTTACCAGCGATCCTGATGATCGGACGATACTTACTCCTGCAATGTTGCTTACTCAGAAGACTAAGACAACCTGTTCTCCAGCTGGAGAATTTACTACCAAAGATCTCTATAAATGCCAATGGAGGCAAGTACAAAGTCTTGCCAATACCTTTTGGGATAAGTGGAAAAAGCAATACATCTCCACACTACAACCAAGAAATAAATGGCAGAAAACCAAACCCAATCTCAAAGTCGGTGATGTTGTGCTGATGAAAGACTGCCAGTCACACAGAAATGCGTGGCCTTTAGCTCTTGTTACTAAAAGTTTCCCAGGGGAGGATGGGAACGTCCGCAAAGTTGAAGTCAAGGTCCATGATCAGAATGAAACCAAAACGTTCTTCAGACCAGTAACTGAACTAATCTTATTGCTGTCATCTGAGGACTCTTATGGTGGCATCGATTGA